A window of Gambusia affinis linkage group LG03, SWU_Gaff_1.0, whole genome shotgun sequence genomic DNA:
ACAAGCAAGACATGTTTAGAACTGctaattttgcaaaaaagtaaCATAGTTTAAATTTTTGATAAGTTGATGGATATCATTTCTACCTTGGAATGTTGAGattctaaagaaaacattttctgacctGATTTAAGACAAATGGATCTACAAATATATTACTGCTTCTCTGAGTCATTGTACCATATAAAAGACTAAAGAATCTGCTAAAACATCCATTTGTTATatgtctgtctttaaaaaaaaagtatcatttTTATCCAGTGTTATTAAATGGCACTTTCTCTTTGGACAGGTTGCAGACCTTTGCTCTGGAGTCTTTTACAATAACCACGTTAAAGCCTTTCGGATCTCTTAGGATACATATCTTGATTAAAACCATTAGGAGAATGTTTAAAATACACATAATGCTAATATCActtatgtaaaattataaaacgGGGTGGAGAGAGTTAAATTTGGCCTTGGATATGGAAGACTCTCCAGTGACGTTTCCTGCTGAGGTTAAGAGGTCGTTTGATCTGGGGAAGtctttaataactttttgttttagtgaaatGCTTTTGTGAACGTCTACATCTGGTTATCCAGCTGCATTAGTGCTtcttagtaaaaaataaaaaacacaccgCTTTATAGTATGTTCAAATgctttcatcttgtttttaatttatttatttttttacagatgttCCCTCTACCGTTGCTGTATGTTGGAAACCATGTGACAGGACTGGCAAGCACCAAAAAGCTCAGGTTTGAATCCGTCTTACTTGAAGAACACCCTTATATTTTAATGCTTATTGAATTTTACCACACAGTGGTCGCTCTTTAACACCTCTTTCTCAGTTTACCCATGTTTACAGTGTTACGGAAATTCACTATACTGATGACCATGATCTTGGAAGCTTATTTATTAAGGTGAGAACTCTCTACAGCCTTTGGACTGGAaagattatatattttaaaactgattagTTGTGTTACGaagagttttgtgtttgtttttttgctttctcaggaaaacattttctagacgTATAATTTGCAGCGTTGTGACGATAGTCTTTGGGGCCATGGTAGCTGCCAGGTACAGACCTTCTCTCatatgatttatttgttttacagattAAACGTTTGTAATCTGGTTGTGGTGCAGATTGTCggatttttcttacttttcttttcGTCCGTGTTAGTTCTGACCTGGCCTTTGACGTGGAGGCCTACACTTTCATTCTGGTGAACGACGCCTTCACTGCAGCCACTGGTGTTTACACCAAAAAGAAACTTGGTGATCAGGTACCATTTACCGCACAGCCTACATGGTATTGATTCAGTTAATATCCAtgtgtgttattttaaattgtactaTATACTAACGCGTTTACttgattaaaaagattttcaaataggcaaaagttttaaactaaCTTTAATCTCATTAGACATTTGCTTAGAAGGAGCCaaattctctttaaaaataGTCTTGGTTTTTTCTATGGCTTTTGAAGGTCTGTCCTattttttctttggactttggctgcttttatgtttatttttcaatcacTTATTACACCTGACTGTGACTGTGAATTGAGCAGTGTTCAAGAAAGCAATATCCAAAGAAGATGAATAGTATCCGAAAATTATGGCTTTTAAgaataaatgggaaaaaaaacccagaaaaaccTGACAGATCCATCGTTCTTCATATCATCATTGTCTTTATGTTAACGGTTCCAAATCTGTTCTAggaacatttctgatttcattGCTGCAAGAAAGATTTGTCCATAGATTATAAAGAGAAGTAAACCgtacatatttttgtacttgCCAATTTTTATTGAAAGGAGGATAAAAGATTCTTGATTTTTCTTAAGATTTATTCAAAGTTAATTGTCTTATCCTCTTCTCGGTGATTCCTGCATTATTTTCAATCAGGAACAAATGTTTTAGTGAAATACAAATAGTTTTACATCTAAATCTGCCAGTTGTATGAATAAATTTGGGATTAACTGTATTTGACAAAAGTTAAGTTACCTGcgtattaaaaacaacattttcaatcttttcatctttccttctgtttctgcACAGAGCCTTGGGAAGTACGGCGTCTTATTCTACAATGCGCTCATCATCGTCCTCCCCACTCTCTTGGCCAGTGCATTCACTGGAGATTTACACAAGGTACAAAACAATACTATTGATTAGTAGCCCAAAATTGAGGGGGGgagggtttgttttgtttttttccactatttgtgttttcatcccCAGGCTCTCTCATTTGAAGACTGGAGCgatgttgcatttatttcatgCTTCCTTCTGTCCTGCTTCATGGGGTATGTCACAGCAACAAAATCCAACACATTCAGTCACAGTCAGTCCTTTGCTGCATTGATGAACTCGTAaacttgtctgttttttttcatcagatttGTATTGATGTACTCAATAGTCCTCTGCAGCTATTATAACTCAGCACTTATGACTACAGTTGTTGGGGCCTTAAAGGTAAGAGCGAGCTGGTGAGAAGCTTTTGAAAGAACCAAACGATTTTCACACAGAGCAGGAAACTGAGACCTCAACCTGTCGTTTCACCTTCAGTCTCAAGCAGGAACTCAACTTcccagttgtttttttgcttttggcttTTCATGTTTACTGCgaattgaaagaaagaaaacgtttcacaggttttgttttgattaatcgattgttaTTTGATCTTCCTCCTCAGAATGTGGCCGTAGCTTACATCGGCATTTTTGTGGGTGGAGACTACATGTTCTCATGGATTAACTTCCTCGGCCTCAGCATTTGGTAAGAATTTTACTGTGGCTTCGTTTTTCTACTGGTGTCATAATTCCCATCAATAGAAATAGAATACCATGTGAAGCATAAGCTTTCACTCAAACAAATGAAGTTGCCCTTCAGTCAAATCTCCACTGCATGAACGAAATcttttgcacatattttctGGATTTATCTTGGCAAAGGTCACTTTTCCACACTCAGTTTCTCAAATTTATGTTGCAGTTGTTATAACAGTTTGGAAATCTGAGAGAGGaacatttgcaaaataaagttttattctcTGCATGTCCCACAAACCATTGCACAAACCATTACACAACACAAAGCTCAAGTTGGATTTTAATTTGGCAAAGTGATAAAGGGctcttttaattattattattattatttatttatttattttttgctgtatcAGATCAGCTCCCTGTGCAAAATCTGCATTGCGTAGATcacacagaatattttctttaaagcagaATTTACCATGTTTAAGATTTACATGTTAAAACTCTCTTCTGGACGTGTCCACAAGATCCAACATTGTCAACTTTAAAGCAGTTGCTGGCcgtcaaaatgaaaaaggataaacacgttttattgtgacatttttgcGTTTTTACCTAACCAACAGAAAAAcctcaatatttttaataaaatgaacactATGGtctgattttgtgaaaaaggatCTCAACctaaatttctgcttttcttttttatgtcctGTCCAACAGAGTGACACTGAATTGTTGTGTGACAATTCAGTGTCAAGCACAGCCACGATGCTccacttgatttatttatatgaaactttactagatttttatttttatttttttcaaatctaatggacacagagaaaaagagaaaagaaaaagacaaaggtgGGGAAAAGGTTTTAAGGGAAAGAAGATAGAAGTAGAGAAAACACCTTGGAAGTCTGTTTCTAGTCCTGCAGAGagaggattaaaaacaaaactgagaaaccACATTCCAAACAACATATATGTGAATCATTTTTACTATTATATATGCATaagctgtttgttgttctgGTTTCTTCTCACTGAGAAGTACACGACACAACCTAACGTAAATATCATTTGTGCCATTCTCAAATAGAGATGAAGAGCTGCATGAACACCCTGGTCTGGAGCACAAAAAGCCCTTTTGGACTTTAGAATGAGCAGACCGATAATGACTGTTCTCAGTCAGTAACTCAACAACCAGACTGAGTTTGACTTAAAATGGAGGATAAATAATATTTGGatatgaataaacattaaaaataaaaaccctgctTTATAATATTCTGGAAACTCGAGCATTTTCTCTACTCGTCTGGACCTGGAAAAgtcattttcatactttttcaaGGCTGTGTAGGAACCTTATGCAATTCACTCTACAGAAAAATGTTCGCATCGTTTTACTCGTActtgtcattttctttgcagCATGTCAGGAGGATTAGTCTACTCATACCTCACCTTCAACAGCAGCCAACCGCCTGGAAATAAAGCAGAAGGAACTCAAGAGCAGAAGATTTTCATTCCTGAGGATTTATCAAGGAAGGACTGAGGAAAAGGGGAAACTTCAGCCACCAGGTGGCCTTATCCTGCTTCACATTGGAGCATTTCATTAATTCACCACTTTGTTGTGTCTCTCGTTTTATACTATGAACAGATCTATTAACACTCATTCCTAAAGctatttaatttagattttaaagcaacgccaaataaacaaaaattccCACAATCACGTCTGTCAGATTCAGTGAATGTTTATTGATGATCAACAATGAGATAACAGTGTGGACAGCCTGTCaggagtaaataaaaacatctaccAGCAAGCAGGATCACCCTATACTGTCAAACATGAACACTGCTGAAGGATGTTagaagcaaaaaacacaaagaaactaaaattaaacttcGAAGCTTTATGTAAATAGTGTGCATACTCATTTTATCTTCTAAAGAAcactatatttatatatatattaaatgcCTTAATTTACTCAAACCACAAAACAGACTAAGGGGTTGAAGCTCTTCCTAATATATTATCATTGGGCTCATTAAatcatttggatttttcttcttttggattattattttgCCTCTTTCAAGGGTAATTTGCAAACCAGATTGAAAGGACACAGCCAGATTAAAACCAGAGGCAGAACATCAGCGAGGGGCTTCGTACAGTGTTAAACGATGTAGTGTCACGTTgctaaaattacaaaacaaaagagggGAAAACAAATCCAAACCCACCCAGCAACATTCAAAtcagtttatgaaaataaaaaccatttccAGAACAAACAATGAATCAAATCTTTACTGCATTGCAAGCTTAATCCGAGCCTCTCCGGGCGGTAAGTGCTTCATCGTGACTTTGATGTTTTACAAACTTTGGATTCTGtcacacttttaaaattatgattcCAGCACTCGACTATGTGAACAAgatgtcagcaaaaaaaaaaaaaaaaaatcgtagaaaggaagtgaaataaatattgaaaaattaaaatgagatgaCAGAATTGCCACACTGTTATGATGCCATGTCAGTATCACACCTGGTCTGTCAGCTTTTAATATAAAAGACGACGACCCACTGAAAGGAAAACGACTTCTCACCCGCAGGCTTTCTCTTGTCACCAGACATGGGCCAATATTTAGATTATTACTGCAAAGaaatcctaaataaaaacactatgGCATTTAAACTAAATGAATAACGTGACCTAATTTacttcataaaaagaaaaaaaatatttcttatccTACTGAttgtattctttttctttttttaatattttgatctATAGACATAAGATAAAATATCGTTAGTAGTTTAGGTAGAAGTACAAGATAATATCTGGTTAACTGGTCAAACTATTCAGGAAAAGAAATAAGTGCAATCcttttctttcagccagttAACTAGCAGTGTGCAGCATCAGACCGGGGTGAGGTGAAAGGTGTGCTTACACACTGTGCTCTGAGAAAACTTACACACTTTTTAGGCCCCTCAGCCTGTAAGCTTTTCCTTTCCATTAAAGAGGCATTGTCTTATTGTTGAagttgctttttctttaaataacacAACTCCTTGTGTTATTTGTGATCGGAAATATTCACAAACTACCAAAAGTTGCCTTTCTTCTAAGCAAGAGAGGAAGATAATGCCATGCTTTAGACAGCTGTCAGGCAGCAGACAGTTCTCGCTCACATTGGCactttctgcagttttaaaatggtGCAATCCTAAAGCGCAAGaggagtttgtatttttttcaaagtacttCCAAATAACAGACTTTTTTCTTATagataaagaaattaaaaatctaagagccttttttcagccagctgattgGCAGTGTGCATAACCCACAGAACTGGAGAAAATcccattttaaaaacttcaaactACAGAGAAGGTGTTATGGCCAAtggaagcctttttttttttttttttttttttgggagactggaacattttaaaacctttctaGTGCTAACTGGCCCATGCCTGGTTGTgacaagaaaaactgaattgttAACAGAAACTATGAATCCAGAACACAGAATATGGTCGACTACTTTGCTGGTTCTGCAGAACATGGCAGCATAAAAGGgctgagattttttattttattattattattttttttggtttagtttagtttttaaaacctTCTGCATGATCAGACTTCTGGATTACGCTTGCAATGATTGGCTGTCATGTGCTTCGTTTTGTCGCTGCTCGCCCGGTTTGTGAACAGAGTAGTAACAGTGAGGCTAAAACTATTTCACTTTAGTTTTCTCAGTTCATCTGGGCCATCTGACAGCTGGATCTGTGACCACACCCTGTATCATTCGGTCCATCTGAGCTTAAtccacacacatatatatatatgtatgtatatatatatgtatatatacatcaGTCATACACTTATTCCCACAATATACTTAAAAACTCGTTACcaaagtgcaaaacaaaatcaaattaaaacataatagGTATTCTTCCTTTGCCTTTAGAAGACAGAGGAAAGAGACATTCTTCATGTTGTCAAACCTACGTTTATAGCAGCCAAAAAGATAAAATGGAAGCTGAGTAAGGTGCTTTAGCTTGTGCCTTCCTGGTGCTGAGAGGGAGGGAGTGATTCTGTGCTTTAACACGGATCTCAGGCCAAGTCCGATTCTTTCACAAAGTCTGGTTTTACAACTAAACTAGGCATTGATCTGCGTTTATGAAGAACTTATAGCTACAGCACGTTCTGCAGGAAGGCGGAATAGAGGAGGTCGGGTTGGTGGGAGCTTAGGGCGACAGGTTGTTGGCCAGCTCAATGAGGGCCAGGGCGCCGTGGAGACGCTCTCTCTGCTCCTGCAGGCGCCGCTTGGCCGCCCCGCCCTGGTTacccttctcctcctccatgGCCTCTGGCTCCTCTCCGTTCTCCTCGTCAGAGTGGAGGAACTCCATGGGATCTTGCTGCTCCTGGTCCTCTGCGCTCGCCTTGCCCTGCGGCTTCATCATCTTGGTGGTTGTAGGAGCACGCTGCTCGCGGGTTTGCCAGTACCTGGAGGATTAAGGAGGATATTATAATCTAAATGTGGCAGTGCATCTGCAGGGTTGATGGGTTTTGATATGGGTTGCTGCCCAGGGCGACACAGCCTATGTGGGTGGCAGgagcacaaacaaaatgtaaatccCATCTGTCTGTTGCATCTTGAATAACTTTTCTGTTGCTTATTTGCTTGTCCAGTCAATGGAAAATGGATGCTCACAGTGTAAACACATTAGCAGCATCTTATTTAGCACGACTGTAAAGACTTTTTTGGTGAACCTGAACAAATATGTTGTTTTGATGAGAGTCTAGAAAAGcgaaattttaattaaaaaatgtttaaaaattgagTGGCCGGCCCACGACATGATTTATGCAAAAAACCACCACTGCTatgaatatttctttgtttgtttaaggctacaataataataaaattatacacTGCCCTGGACTAAAACAGCCAGAAGCCATTTCACAGCTTACCAAGCTGCATTTCCTTTGAATACTTTAGATTTGCTCTAAGAAAAAATCCACAGATAAGTAGGTTTTCTGcacataatttagaaatatgttCCACTGAAAATGAGTCTAGTTGGAGGTCCACTGTTCACAACTGAAttaaattgtgtaaaatttgaGCGTTTTTAGAACCATGTATCTCCaaaattcatagaaaaacacttgattacaataaaaaataaacaagacagCAGGTCTCGGGCACCAAATCGAGGTGTGAATAATCCAGAGTCCATTCCCTCAAATCTGACTGGAACTGAACTATTAACTGGATTAAAGTGACTTTCAGACAGAGACTGTGTTTCAGAGCTGAAGAATAACATGCTCATCTCGTGATATTtgtgttgattaaaaatgaatttaagaaaattattgtTTCAGAACTAAGACTAAAGATAATACTAATAATTACTAATGGACACAGAGGGGATACTTTGAGAGAGGCTATTAAGCTCCTGGAAGCAACTTTTGTGTTCTACACCATCAAAGATGGTCAATCTGAAACTTTGCTTTTCTGCTCAGTTTCTGTAGAGGGACTTTACTCACTTAGCCAGCCACTCAGCCACTGCCTTGTTGTCCACAGACTGAGCCTTTCCCAGACCCGCCTTCGGTTCTTCTCTGTTCAGACGAGAGAAAGGATGCTTGGGGCAATGACGGTTTGCATGGGTGAACCGACTGCCGCATCCtgcatacagaaaaaaaaagagacatgaaTAAACACATCTACAGTCCTATGAGAGCACTGAATCTGTATGAGAAGAATTAAAGATGGTAATAATAGTAAATGAAGTCCATCTCTGTATTAATTAGACATGCAGTATTTactcatgttgtgttttcaggtACTTTCCAAGTGCTCCAACTGACCCCCCCCTTTAATAACACTGGAAAGTACCTAGAGGTGACTAAAGGTGAAAGTGTGGGCTTGATTTAAATGACCTACAAATGAATCTgttaatctttctttttctttcgtttttttttaaagtatgtcTGACGCACCTTTCTCTGAGCAGACAAACGGCTTTTCTCCAGTGTGGAGCCGCTGGTGAGTCTTCAGCTGACCGCTCTGGACAAACGCCTTCCCGCAGTTAGGGTAGTCGCACAGATAGGGTCTCTCTCCTAgatgggagaaaaataaataaataaatgaatgaagaaaaaatgttttgccattttcagAACAAATACACTTTCACCTTTACACGAGCCAAGAAATATTTCCTGGTAGAAAACCAAAGAGAGAGATTCAAATTCCAGACTCAGATTTATAACATGTAGGACATTAGAGCATACATCCTTTATCTAAATCTGTTCCATTATGAAAACGTTACACAAATAACGCTCTGCTCCTTGGCTGCTGATGCAGCATTGCAGTAAAGGGAAGTTTCACAACTTTTGAGTTTGATCTAGAGCAGCGTTTCTCAGTTCCGGTCCTCAGGGACCGCTGCCTGCATTGGATGTGTCTCTGTTCCAGAACATCTGATTCAAATGAATGCCTGACATCCTCTGCAAGCTGTAAAATCTTTGGTCAAGAAGTGTGAAATAGCTAAAGATGCACCAATCGGGTTTTTCTCTTCACCAATAAAGATTATTGTTGAGGTTCGACCTTTTGATTTTTCTCCCTTAAAGACTTTAGCACAAGAGACAAGATGTGCTATAGGTATCTTGATAGAGATAATAATCATTAATCCAGTAGTAAATTAAagtattagaaatatatttccCATTTGTGAATGCATTGAGCTTTAACTTTTAGCTGATATGGATCAAATTTCACCCCATTGGTAAACTAAATATAATGAAGGTTCTCACATTTTGACACCTTTaatgaataaagagaaaatattttatttcttattttttagcatttgaCCTGCTGGTCATCCATCAGAGCCATTGAAggaaaaatgtagatttaaCTCTTTTTTGTAATGTAAGACAAGCAAATATCTGGAAACCTTACAGTtaagctaaaaaagaaaacatgttttcatattgGAGTATACTACTATGGCTGTAATAAAGGTATCAATTTTGATGGATGCCTTTAGTACATCCATCTAGTCATACTGCCATTTAAAACATCTGCCAAACCCACCTGTGTGTGTTCTCTTATGAGCCTGCAGGGACTTCTCTCTGGGGAACACCCGGTTGCAGATGTTGCATCGGATGCGGCTGGAGGAGGTCTCGCCCTCGCTTATCAGCTCCCGCACCGTGTCTGCTCGGGGCCGGCCTCTCCGGATACCATCCTGACAACCAGATATAATCTGATCTTTAGCACAGACAAACCTGGATGAAGCTCATTTCAGCAGAACAGTGCCATGTGATGTCCTAATTTTTCAGTCTCTTAGCCCTGGATAGGGTCACCCGCTGAACTATTGCAGCCAATAACACTGACATTTAACCAATTCTACTGGCTTAGCTCTCTGGTCTATTTCTCTCCAAGACAGAGCTGATAATAGAGCTATTGATGCCTTTAACTTTGTTTGCTCTCTTTCAGATATACTTCTGTGTTTTGTGCTTCTGCTCTCAACCACTAGATGTATGTCTACTCAAGTTCTTCCTGcatctgctggaggtttctggGTGTTTTATTGCAGTCATTTCTTTCCCctgtcgccacatgcttgttcataaacacagacacatttagCCAAACTTCTTGCTACATGATTTACTGTtgtattataaatatattataattatGATTCTGAATGTGGCTACATAACTATATTTGAAAAGttaatggttttatttggaCTGATTTCCATGTATCTGTATATGAATTGAACTCGTTTGTACAGTtgaaatttgttgtaatttggcTCTATGCAAGAAACATAACATAATTATATAGGTCAAAGTATCTTAGTGATTCAGGCTCATTAATTTTGTGAAATGGCTTAGAAGCCAAAAATGCTCAGTTAAGTAATTTTTGAATTATACCGGCATATATTTAATTAGTTCCATTTTCAACATCAGTCTTCAACACACATAAATATTCATGCGTTTTCTGAAATTGTAACCTCTCAAATGCCAGTTTAAATAGTACCAGCATCCAAAATCTGCAGTGACGCCAATTGCGATAATTTTTTATCTTAGCAACATTTTAGACATTGTTAAAGAGGTCATTCTATTTCAGTCCTATTCTATGAACGGATAGGACTGAAAAAGAGATTTTGCCACCGGTgaataaaataggaaaaataaaaatcaagttgCAGCAGCGTATTCAGactatatttaaatatgttgcGGAAACACAAGTTGATCCATTAAAACGTCAGAACTGACTCCACGATACCCCGTTTTGTCAAATTTAACCCCATGTGCATAAACACAGccaacattaaaaagaaaaagaaaagaaaaagaaaatataacatcGAGAAGTGTTATTGTAACATGTCAGTTATTATGTCCATGAGTGTAAATCGTACTAGTTTCATTGTAACTCATTCACTTCCGGTTACATTTTTGGCGCGCGGCCTCACGTCATGTTTCAGAGCAGCTGCAGGGTTTAAAATCCAGCATGTCACACCCTAATGCGCGGGCGTTTTTTAAATGACTCTCCATCTTGTCCACATTCAGcataaataacacacacacacac
This region includes:
- the slc35d2 gene encoding UDP-N-acetylglucosamine/UDP-glucose/GDP-mannose transporter, which translates into the protein MSAEVCRETAEHPRLLKLSSALFYAGSSFLITVVNKTVLTSFRFPSYLFLGIGQMITTIVVLYLAKKSNTVKFPDFDRSVVLKMFPLPLLYVGNHVTGLASTKKLSLPMFTVLRKFTILMTMILEAYLLRKTFSRRIICSVVTIVFGAMVAASSDLAFDVEAYTFILVNDAFTAATGVYTKKKLGDQSLGKYGVLFYNALIIVLPTLLASAFTGDLHKALSFEDWSDVAFISCFLLSCFMGFVLMYSIVLCSYYNSALMTTVVGALKNVAVAYIGIFVGGDYMFSWINFLGLSICMSGGLVYSYLTFNSSQPPGNKAEGTQEQKIFIPEDLSRKD
- the znf367 gene encoding zinc finger protein 367, giving the protein MADSKHPHVIFCNDSPKRVLVSVIKTPIKPRKVETLTPTSPGFSDFMVYPWKWGENAHNVTLSPGSASGAASPTGSQTAREADTAPSPDQIKDGIRRGRPRADTVRELISEGETSSSRIRCNICNRVFPREKSLQAHKRTHTGERPYLCDYPNCGKAFVQSGQLKTHQRLHTGEKPFVCSEKGCGSRFTHANRHCPKHPFSRLNREEPKAGLGKAQSVDNKAVAEWLAKYWQTREQRAPTTTKMMKPQGKASAEDQEQQDPMEFLHSDEENGEEPEAMEEEKGNQGGAAKRRLQEQRERLHGALALIELANNLSP